The following coding sequences lie in one Amycolatopsis cihanbeyliensis genomic window:
- a CDS encoding sodium:solute symporter, with product MRALDLAIIAVFLVGTPLLGIAIGGKQKSSTDYFVGSRRIPWWAVTFSVVATETSTLTVISVPTVAYLGNITYLQLAIGYLIGRTLVAFVLLPKYYSGDIVSAYAFLGKRFGSGLQGTASVTFLVTRLLADGVRLFATAIPVKVMLNAFGISASYWMIVAVIALFAVIYTYLGGIRAVVWVDVIQMGIYMLGALFAVIILAGKLPDGWFGSAVDAGKFQLFDFSSDLITSQYAFITAVVGGALFAMASHGADQLMVQRLLACRNVRESQKAVIASGFVVFLQFGLFLVVGAMLWSFYRGVAPEDMGMAANDELFPTFIVNELPSGLAGLLVAGILAAAMSTISSSLNSLSTSTVTDLYQRFTKRRRMPDSSVLRHAKLWTLIWAVVFVIFGSLFTSTDQPVVEVGLSIASYTYGALLGAFFLGMLVKRARQADAIVAFVATIVVNAVFILGVEFTVDGEAMSLAFPWYVPLGVVVTLLVGGLLSLRHSTDDPRGGPPAEPEAEAKSA from the coding sequence ATGCGCGCACTTGACCTCGCGATCATCGCGGTCTTTCTGGTGGGAACGCCGCTACTGGGGATCGCTATCGGCGGAAAGCAGAAGTCGTCAACGGACTACTTCGTCGGCAGCAGGCGGATACCGTGGTGGGCGGTGACGTTCTCGGTGGTGGCTACCGAGACCTCGACGCTGACCGTGATCAGCGTGCCGACGGTCGCCTATCTCGGCAACATCACCTACCTGCAGTTGGCCATCGGTTACCTGATCGGCCGGACGTTGGTGGCTTTCGTACTGCTGCCGAAGTACTACTCGGGCGACATAGTGAGCGCGTACGCGTTTCTCGGCAAGCGGTTCGGCAGCGGGCTGCAGGGCACCGCGTCGGTCACCTTCCTGGTCACCCGGTTGCTGGCCGACGGAGTCCGGTTGTTCGCCACCGCGATCCCGGTGAAGGTGATGCTGAACGCGTTCGGCATCAGTGCCTCGTACTGGATGATCGTGGCGGTGATCGCGCTGTTCGCGGTGATCTACACCTATCTCGGCGGGATCAGGGCGGTCGTCTGGGTCGACGTCATCCAGATGGGCATCTATATGCTCGGCGCGCTGTTCGCGGTGATCATCCTGGCGGGCAAGCTGCCGGACGGCTGGTTCGGCTCGGCGGTCGACGCGGGCAAGTTCCAGCTGTTCGACTTCTCCTCCGACCTGATCACCTCGCAGTACGCCTTCATCACCGCGGTGGTCGGCGGCGCCCTGTTCGCGATGGCCTCGCACGGTGCGGACCAGCTGATGGTGCAGCGCCTGCTGGCCTGCCGCAACGTCCGGGAGAGCCAGAAGGCGGTGATCGCCAGCGGGTTCGTGGTCTTCCTGCAGTTCGGCCTGTTCCTGGTGGTCGGGGCGATGCTCTGGTCGTTCTACCGGGGTGTGGCGCCCGAGGACATGGGCATGGCGGCCAATGACGAGCTGTTCCCCACCTTCATCGTGAACGAGTTGCCGTCCGGGCTGGCCGGGCTGCTGGTCGCGGGCATCCTCGCGGCGGCGATGAGCACGATCTCCTCCTCGCTGAACTCGCTGTCCACCTCCACCGTCACCGACCTGTACCAGCGCTTCACCAAGCGCCGCCGGATGCCGGACTCCTCGGTGCTGCGGCACGCCAAGCTGTGGACGCTGATCTGGGCGGTGGTGTTCGTGATCTTCGGGTCCCTGTTCACCAGCACCGACCAGCCGGTGGTCGAGGTGGGGCTGAGCATCGCCAGCTACACCTACGGGGCGCTGCTCGGCGCGTTCTTCCTCGGCATGCTGGTCAAGCGGGCCAGGCAGGCGGACGCGATCGTGGCGTTCGTAGCGACGATCGTGGTGAACGCGGTGTTCATCCTCGGCGTCGAGTTCACCGTGGACGGTGAGGCCATGTCGCTGGCGTTCCCCTGGTATGTCCCGCTCGGCGTGGTGGTGACCCTGCTGGTCGGCGGCCTGCTCTCGTTGCGGCACAGCACGGACGACCCGCGCGGTGGGCCGCCCGCGGAGCCCGAGGCCGAGGCGAAGTCGGCGTGA